The proteins below are encoded in one region of Scomber japonicus isolate fScoJap1 chromosome 2, fScoJap1.pri, whole genome shotgun sequence:
- the LOC128378271 gene encoding atlastin-2-like: EEEEEEEELLEEEVCMARPVQIVVADEEEHSFSLQEEALERLLLQKEVQDLHVVVVSVAGAFRKGKSFLLDFMLRYMYSQSTRSWIGGDDDPLTGFTWRGGCERETTGILAWSEVFVVEKPDGCKVAVLLMDTQGAFDSQSTIKDCATLFALSTMTSSVQVYNLSQNVQEDDLQHLQLFTEYGRLAMEEVYEKPFQTLMFLIRDWSYPYEHPYGLEGGQSFLEKRLQVKQNQHEELQNVRKHIHSCFSNISCFLLPHPGLKVATNPHFDGRLRDIDGDFQTELVNLVPTLLSPENLVEKEIGGVKITCRDLLHYFKAYMKIYQGEELPHPKSMLQATAEANNLAAVAGAKDLYNKSMEQVCGGDKPYISPVELECRHAELRQASVRHFRSVKKMGGEEFCRRYQEQLEAELDEVYANFSKHNDGKNIFYAARTPATLFAVMFVMYVTSLVTGFLGISSVATLCNLLMGLALTALCVWAYAKYSGEYREVGGVIDQVAETLWEQLFFKLFEVARSRVPLGSLIPTPRPRLASNNNVKKKN; encoded by the exons gaggaggaggaggaggaggaggagctgctggaggaggaggtgtgcaTGGCGCGGCCGGTGCAGATCGTAGTAGCGGACGAGGAGGAGCACTCGTTCTCTCTGCAGGAGGAGGCGCTGGAGCGGCTGCTGCTGCAGAAGGAGGTGCAGGACCTCCACGTGGTCGTCGTCTCCGTGGCCGGAGCTTTCAGGAAGGGGAAGTCCTTCCTGCTGGACTTCATGCTGCGCTACATGTACAGCCAG TCGACTCGTTCGTGGATCGGCGGCGATGACGACCCTCTGACCGGCTTCACCTGGCGAGGCGGCTGCGAGCGAGAGACGACGGGGATCCTCGCCTGGAGCGAAGTGTTCGTGGTGGAGAAACCCGACGGCTGCAAG GTTGCAGTTCTCCTGATGGACACCCAGGGGGCGTTTGACAGCCAGTCGACCATCAAAGACTGCGCCACGCTGTTCGCTCTGAGCACCATGACCAGCTCGGTGCAG gtTTATAATTTGTCCCAGAACGTCCAGGAAGACGATCTGCAGCATCTCCAG ctcttcactGAGTACGGACGGCTGGCGATGGAGGAAGTCTACGAGAAACCTTTCCAG ACGCTGATGTTCCTGATCAGAGACTGGAGCTATCCTTACGAGCATCCGTACGGTCTGGAGGGAGGACAGAGCTTCCTGGAGAAACGCCTGCAG GTGAAGCAGAACCAACACGAGGAGCTGCAGAACGTCAGGAAACACATCCACTCCTGCTTCTCCAACATCAGCTGCTTCCTGCTGCCGCATCCGGGCCTCAAGGTGGCGACAAACCCGCACTTTGACGGCCGGCTCAGAG acattGACGGAGACTTCCAGACGGAGCTGGTGAATCTCGTCCCGACGCTGCTCTCTCCAGAGAATCTTGTGGAGAAGGAGATCGGAGGAGTGAAGATCACCTGCAGAGACCTGCTGCACTACTTCAAG gCCTACATGAAGATCTATCAGGGAGAGGAGCTTCCTCACCCCAAGTCCATGCTGCAG GCAACGGCTGAAGCCAATAACCTCGCAGCCGTCGCCGGAGCCAAAGACCTATACAACAAGAGCATGGAGCAG GTCTGCGGCGGAGACAAGCCCTACATCTCCCCGGTGGAGCTGGAGTGTCGGCACGCGGAGCTCCGCCAGGCGTCGGTGCGTCACTTCCGCTCGGTGAAGAAGATGGGCGGCGAGGAGTTCTGCCGGCGCTACCAGGAGCAGCTGGAGGCGGAGCTGGACGAGGTCTACGCCAACTTCAGCAAGCACAACGACGGCAAGAACATCTTCTACGCGGCGCGGACGCCCGCCACGCTGTTCGCCGTGATGTTCGTGATGTACGTGACGTCGCTGGTCACCGGCTTCCTGGGCATCAGCTCGGTGGCCACGCTGTGCAACCTGCTGATGGGCCTGGCTCTCACCGCGCTCTGCGTCTGGGCCTACGCCAAGTACTCCGGAGAGTACCGCGAGGTGGGCGGAGTCATCGACCAGGTGGCGGAGACGCTGTGGGAGCAG
- the LOC128378383 gene encoding heterogeneous nuclear ribonucleoprotein L-like, with translation MMMPFKRQALVEFDSVESAERCVSGGALQAVFIAEQQAFFNFSTSQRITRPTNADDPTSGNKVLLLSVQNPLYPITTDVLYTVCNPVANVLRIVIFKRSGIQAMVEFESVGDAQKAKLSLNGADIYAGCCTLKIEYARPNKLNVVRNDNTSWDYTKPLHLHRERGKGRQRQAILGDHPSNGYGPQRPLLPLPGNSRYRRSSQEVQDVVCYPLLPHNTSSSCSSSSSITSSSSSLLGLAASSSVAMVSSLHPVQMNCSRIFNLFCLYGNVEKVKFMKSVPGTALVEMGDEYSVDRAVTHLNGVRVFDKKLNVCVSKQRSVIPSQEFELADGSSSYQDFSLTRNNRFSGAQSGRNIIQPPAAVLHFYNGPPTLSRDQLHELCTEHNVPAFTKFKIFDAKPSSKTLSGLLEFDSKTEAVETLTVLNHHQIRIPNSSNPFTLKLCFSTSSHL, from the exons ATGATGATGCCGTTTAAGCGCCAGGCCCTGGTGGAGTTTGACAGCGTGGAGAGTGCGGAGCGCTGCGTGTCGGGTGGAGCTCTGCAGGCGGTGTTCATAGCGGAGCAGCAAGCCTTCTTCAACTTCTCCACCAGCCAGAGAATCACTAGACCGACCAACGCCGACGACCCAACCAGCGGCAACAAGGTTCTGCTGCTGTCCGTCCAAAACCCGCTCTACCCCATCACCACC GATGTTCTCTACACCGTCTGTAACCCCGTCGCTAACGTGCTGCGCATCGTGATCTTCAAACGCAGCGGCATCCAGGCCATGGTGGA GTTCGAGTCGGTCGGCGACGCTCAGAAGGCCAAACTGTCTCTGAATGGAGCCGACATCTACGCCGGCTGCTGCACGCTGAAGATAGAATACGCTcgg CCCAACAAACTGAACGTCGTCCGCAACGACAACACCAGCTGGGATTACACCAAACCTCTCCACCTGCACCGAG agcGGGGGAAGGGGAGGCAGCGTCAGGCCATCCTCGGAGATCATCCATCCAACGGCTACG GCccacagcgccccctgctgcCTCTGCCGGGTAACAGCAGGTACAGGAGGAGCAGCCAGGAGGTGCAGGACGTCGTCTGCTACCCGCTGCTCCCTCacaacacctcctcctcctgctcctcctcctcctccatcacctcctcctcctcctctctcctgggCCTCGCCGCCTCCAGCTCCGTTGCCATGGTGAGCAGCCTGCATCCCGTCCAGATGAACTGCAGCCGCATCTTCAATCTCTTCTGTCTCTATGGCAACGTGGAGAAG GTGAAGTTCATGAAGAGCGTCCCCGGCACGGCTCTGGTGGAGATGGGAGACGAGTACTCGGTGGATCGAGCCGTGACTCACCTCAACGGAGTCAGAGTGTTCGACAAGAAGCTCAACGTGTG cgTGTCGAAGCAGCGGTCGGTGATTCCCAGCCAGGAGTTCGAGCTGGCCGACGGCAGCAGCAGCTATCAGGACTTCAGTCTGACCAGAAACAACCGATTCAGCGGCGCTCAGAGCGGCAGGAACATCATCCAGCCCCCCGCCGCCGTGCTGCACTTCTACAACGGCCCCCCCACCCTCAGCCGGGACCAGCTGCATGAG ctctgtacTGAACACAACGTTCCCGCCTTCACCAAGTTTAAGATCTTTGATGCCAAAC CCAGCTCTAAGACTCTGTCGGGTCTGTTGGAGTTCGACAGTAAGACTGAAGCCGTGGAGACTCTGACCGTCCTCAACCATCATCAGATCAGGATACCCA ACAGCTCCAACCCTTTTACTCTGAAGCTCTGTTTCTCTACTTCCTCTCACCTGTGA